One genomic window of Clostridiisalibacter paucivorans DSM 22131 includes the following:
- the rd gene encoding rubredoxin — protein sequence MDKYVCVPCGYVYDPAEGDPDNGVEPGTPFDKLPEDWVCPVCGAGKDMFEKED from the coding sequence ATGGACAAATATGTATGCGTACCATGTGGATATGTTTATGACCCTGCTGAAGGAGACCCTGATAACGGTGTAGAACCAGGAACTCCTTTTGACAAATTACCAGAAGATTGGGTTTGCCCAGTTTGTGGTGCAGGTAAAGATATGTTTGAAAAAGAAGACTAA
- a CDS encoding ATP-binding protein, giving the protein MCYIIKKTLSSDLLEMKSALQEILKSLQNVLVDETTLFDARLILDELICNGIIHGNKSDTRKKIDVFVEVNVDNNKYIKIEVSDEGSGFKYEREAYDPMKLTIGGRGLKIVDELSDEFLIFENRAISIKHL; this is encoded by the coding sequence TTGTGCTATATAATAAAGAAGACTTTATCCAGTGATTTATTAGAAATGAAATCAGCATTGCAAGAAATATTAAAAAGTTTACAAAATGTTTTAGTGGACGAAACAACCCTATTTGATGCAAGACTCATACTAGACGAGTTAATATGCAATGGTATAATACATGGAAATAAATCTGATACTAGAAAGAAGATAGATGTATTTGTAGAAGTAAATGTTGATAACAATAAATACATCAAAATAGAGGTATCAGATGAGGGCAGTGGATTTAAATATGAAAGGGAAGCATATGATCCAATGAAATTGACCATAGGTGGAAGAGGGCTAAAGATTGTAGATGAATTAAGTGACGAGTTTTTGATATTTGAAAACAGGGCCATATCTATAAAACATCTCTAA
- the rlmD gene encoding 23S rRNA (uracil(1939)-C(5))-methyltransferase RlmD — protein MVKKNDVLELTIEDVKFPNKGISSIDNENIIIKNTIKGQKIKARISKKRGKKIEAKVIDVLQRSPQEIVPKCVHFENCGGCIYQNLPYEEQLKLKSSQVQRLLSEAGIEGYEFLGIEKSPLEYEYRNKMEFTFGDEKKDGPLTLGMHQQGKFYEILTVDKCQIVDNDFTEILMTVLEYFKDEGTSFYHKKTHQGVVRHLVVRKAAKTGEILINLITSSQQKLQLEDLVEDLKNIDYKGVLKGILHTINDGLADAVKSDEMHILYGSDYITEELLGLKFNISAFSFFQTNSFGAEKLYSIVRDFIGETENKTIFDLYCGTGTIAQIMAPVAKKVIGIEIVEEAVEAARKNAKLNGLDNCEFIAGDVLKKVDELKEKPDIIILDPPRDGIHPKAINKIIDFMPDEFIYVSCKPTSLARDLPVFVERGYKVDKVKCMDMFPHTPHVEAAILMTYCGLGKE, from the coding sequence ATGGTAAAAAAGAATGACGTCTTAGAGCTTACTATAGAAGATGTAAAATTTCCTAATAAGGGAATATCAAGTATAGATAATGAGAATATAATTATAAAGAACACTATTAAAGGACAAAAAATTAAAGCTAGAATAAGTAAAAAAAGGGGCAAAAAGATAGAGGCAAAGGTAATAGATGTATTACAGAGATCTCCTCAAGAAATAGTGCCTAAATGTGTACATTTTGAAAACTGTGGAGGATGTATATATCAAAACTTACCTTATGAAGAACAGCTTAAACTCAAATCTTCACAGGTACAAAGATTATTGTCAGAAGCAGGAATAGAGGGATATGAGTTTTTAGGCATAGAGAAAAGTCCATTAGAATATGAATATAGAAATAAAATGGAATTTACTTTTGGAGATGAAAAGAAGGATGGACCATTGACATTGGGGATGCATCAACAAGGGAAATTTTATGAAATACTCACAGTGGATAAATGCCAGATAGTAGACAATGATTTTACAGAGATATTAATGACTGTGTTGGAATATTTTAAGGATGAGGGGACATCTTTTTATCATAAAAAGACTCACCAAGGAGTAGTTAGACATTTGGTAGTAAGAAAGGCTGCTAAGACAGGAGAAATACTTATAAACTTGATAACATCGTCTCAACAGAAACTTCAACTGGAAGATTTGGTAGAAGATTTGAAGAATATAGATTACAAAGGTGTATTGAAGGGAATACTTCATACAATAAATGATGGTCTAGCAGATGCAGTAAAGAGTGATGAAATGCATATACTGTATGGTAGTGACTATATCACAGAAGAATTATTGGGGCTTAAATTTAATATATCGGCATTTTCTTTCTTCCAGACAAATTCATTTGGAGCAGAGAAGCTATATTCCATAGTTAGAGATTTTATAGGGGAGACAGAAAACAAGACTATATTTGACCTATACTGTGGTACAGGAACTATAGCCCAGATAATGGCACCAGTAGCTAAAAAGGTAATAGGCATAGAGATAGTAGAAGAAGCAGTAGAAGCAGCTAGAAAAAATGCTAAACTAAATGGATTAGATAACTGTGAGTTTATAGCAGGAGATGTACTTAAAAAAGTAGACGAATTAAAAGAAAAGCCAGATATAATAATATTAGACCCTCCAAGGGATGGCATACATCCAAAGGCTATAAACAAGATAATAGACTTTATGCCCGATGAATTCATATATGTATCATGTAAACCTACATCCTTAGCTAGAGATTTACCTGTATTTGTAGAAAGGGGATATAAGGTAGATAAGGTAAAATGTATGGATATGTTTCCTCATACACCACACGTTGAAGCAGCAATTCTGATGACGTATTGTGGTTTGGGTAAAGAATAA
- a CDS encoding helix-turn-helix domain-containing protein, with protein MFSHRLKQLREYLGLTQDELAKQLNLTQSTISYYESGRKMPTLQNAIIIAKLLNTSLDYLVGISNFQDYKWIKENEDNYCSAFPLDDIYNLTTSSLKDLENFISFLKFKEKNINYPENNNQPK; from the coding sequence ATGTTTTCACATCGGCTAAAACAGCTAAGAGAATATTTGGGCTTAACCCAGGATGAATTAGCAAAGCAACTTAACCTAACCCAGAGTACCATATCATATTATGAAAGTGGCAGAAAAATGCCTACATTACAAAATGCTATAATTATAGCAAAACTTTTAAATACCAGTTTAGATTATTTAGTCGGTATATCTAATTTCCAGGATTATAAATGGATAAAAGAAAATGAGGATAATTACTGCTCTGCTTTCCCTTTAGATGATATTTATAATTTAACAACTAGTAGTCTGAAGGACTTAGAAAATTTTATAAGTTTTTTAAAATTTAAAGAAAAGAATATAAATTATCCTGAAAATAATAACCAGCCTAAATAA
- a CDS encoding HD-GYP domain-containing protein yields MFDGSNKDFNLNYKLKEQLSDFCKSLNFDGWNILMLNRDKRYAFVFMSSMEDSIDSLNIQSKVFFDISKEDSYLCKAINESKIIIYDGDFKNDTQKSLNKLNEENASEMYIPINSTRSNNSIPIACIYLFKKSAIDNNVNNLIKKNCIICQMGYIESLVQLHNYEYVNNRRFFDIIHTITEIIGTREPYMKNHPYNVAYLSNIIGVEMKLSDIQLYKLYISSLLHDVGKLYVSEYILNKTGQLTEEELLELQNYPIHSGRIVEDLIYGYYNLEGVDEIVLNHHERYDGAGYPNGIKGDDIPLESRIISIADAVDAMLCERSYKKPKTISEAIQDLKKNRGSQFDPQITDIMINRLIRRQEDREKLLEEPVISGTIEFLTETESYQLQGTLIKTEFAYRFKVSKYDQHLLKQVSDPSDIKKVSFHTEVTGIIFEYGATIMEIKEAEVYISKLTPKVTKNAFSLPWLLDGIIRFKNNTVLKITINKVGGNYLDFYILDEDYSDVKIFDDVNMVRIKFEEEDIIVSGKIDKKIKLGRKLHCTFIYLNILESTRDTIFKHIFSKQTAFTRNLNNMLK; encoded by the coding sequence ATGTTTGATGGGTCAAATAAAGATTTTAACCTGAATTATAAATTAAAAGAACAATTATCTGATTTTTGCAAATCTCTTAATTTTGATGGTTGGAATATTTTAATGCTTAACAGAGATAAAAGATATGCTTTCGTATTCATGTCTTCAATGGAGGATTCAATAGATAGCTTAAATATACAATCTAAAGTATTCTTTGATATCTCAAAGGAAGATTCCTACCTATGTAAAGCAATTAATGAAAGTAAAATTATTATTTATGATGGAGATTTCAAGAATGATACCCAAAAGTCTTTAAACAAATTAAATGAGGAAAATGCATCAGAAATGTATATTCCTATAAATTCCACAAGGTCTAATAATAGTATCCCTATAGCATGCATCTATTTATTTAAGAAAAGTGCAATAGATAATAATGTTAACAACTTAATTAAAAAAAATTGTATTATTTGTCAAATGGGATATATTGAATCTCTAGTTCAACTACATAATTATGAGTATGTAAATAACAGAAGATTCTTTGACATTATCCATACAATTACTGAAATAATTGGAACAAGGGAACCCTATATGAAAAATCACCCTTATAATGTAGCATACTTAAGCAATATAATTGGGGTTGAGATGAAACTGAGTGATATTCAATTATATAAATTATATATATCATCCTTACTCCATGATGTGGGCAAGCTTTATGTCTCAGAATATATTTTAAATAAGACAGGGCAATTAACAGAGGAGGAATTGCTTGAACTACAAAACTATCCTATTCATAGTGGTAGAATAGTTGAAGATTTAATATATGGCTACTACAATCTTGAGGGAGTTGATGAAATCGTACTAAACCATCATGAAAGATATGACGGAGCTGGTTATCCAAATGGGATTAAAGGTGATGATATCCCCTTAGAAAGTAGAATTATTTCCATTGCAGATGCAGTTGATGCAATGCTTTGTGAACGAAGTTATAAAAAGCCAAAAACAATAAGTGAAGCTATACAAGACCTTAAAAAGAATAGGGGTAGTCAATTTGACCCACAAATTACAGATATAATGATAAATAGATTAATACGAAGACAAGAGGATAGGGAAAAGCTCTTGGAAGAACCAGTTATAAGTGGTACCATAGAATTTTTAACAGAAACAGAGTCATATCAACTACAGGGAACCCTAATTAAAACTGAATTTGCCTATAGATTTAAGGTAAGTAAATATGACCAACACCTACTAAAACAAGTATCTGATCCTTCAGATATTAAAAAGGTTAGCTTCCACACAGAGGTTACTGGAATCATTTTTGAATATGGTGCTACAATTATGGAGATAAAAGAAGCAGAGGTATATATTTCAAAGCTTACACCAAAGGTTACAAAGAATGCCTTTAGTTTACCCTGGTTACTAGATGGGATTATAAGGTTTAAAAATAACACTGTACTTAAAATTACTATAAATAAGGTAGGTGGTAATTATCTTGACTTCTATATACTAGACGAAGATTATAGTGATGTTAAGATATTTGATGATGTAAATATGGTAAGAATAAAATTTGAAGAAGAAGATATAATAGTTTCCGGGAAAATAGATAAAAAAATAAAGCTAGGAAGAAAATTGCACTGTACCTTTATTTACTTAAATATTCTGGAAAGCACAAGAGATACTATTTTCAAGCATATATTTAGTAAACAAACTGCTTTTACTAGAAATCTTAATAATATGCTTAAATAA
- a CDS encoding putative bifunctional diguanylate cyclase/phosphodiesterase yields the protein MKFNKKFKNIKSKAIFIPLIIVLMLSIIASGIINGIKKSQYNNLKTESLIFAKNHSHSLSKVIEANEIINRLLEEKLQISSRTITFYDGEFSNNLLNEMAQNLKIDKIYYYSSEGKIIYSSDANYIGWKVYEGHPVYEFMNSKNENLVEDIRRDTESEFYYKYAYFRLPHNGFIQVGISADKIHDFLENFDVQDVLENLKENTKAVEICLIDNNFKIISSTNLEIIGQEIVDDKVREMILKNNEYSQIDSTGDENVYDIYVPVDYNNDRIGTLHFTKSLKEMEDFVKSINVVWKISIFVIFISMAYIIFYIYYENKQLIKLAYYDSLTDLPNKKYLIDHLTEDIGKDKDYNRAILLINCIDFKSVNLLSGYQYGDKVLKKMSIEIKKILDSNHMAFRFTADRFVVYVNNYQDKDELILLSKRIESALKGISIIESKYIDIQIGIVEINNNYEDVDQILKDVSIALNHINDNDNNYIFFNSEMEKIITRENYIEGELRKSLAQENTEKIYLEYQPQVELKTNRVIGFEALARMKTEKLGFISPLEFIDVAERKHLIAPLGDFILKKACSFLKRLNMDGYKEVKVAVNVSGIQLLRDDFNISVENTINKAGINGSNLELEITESILVKNFDLINEKLEKLRGMGITIALDDFGTGYSSFARLRELNIDLVKIDKLFIDGIICRKYNELITGDIISMSHKIGLAVVAEGVEVEEQKQYLIDYNCDFMQGYLFSRPLAEENALQILQDNMNKLSKKDG from the coding sequence TTGAAATTTAATAAAAAGTTTAAAAATATTAAATCAAAAGCCATTTTTATTCCACTAATAATAGTATTAATGTTAAGTATTATTGCTAGTGGTATTATTAATGGAATAAAAAAATCACAATACAATAATTTAAAAACGGAGTCGTTAATTTTTGCTAAAAATCACTCCCATAGTTTAAGTAAAGTCATTGAAGCAAATGAAATTATCAATAGGTTACTTGAAGAAAAGTTACAAATTTCCAGTAGAACAATAACTTTTTACGATGGGGAATTTAGTAATAATTTACTTAATGAAATGGCTCAAAATTTAAAAATAGATAAAATATATTACTATAGCTCAGAAGGTAAAATAATATATTCTAGCGATGCAAACTATATAGGGTGGAAGGTATATGAGGGGCATCCAGTTTATGAATTTATGAACAGTAAAAATGAAAATCTTGTAGAAGACATAAGAAGGGATACGGAATCAGAATTTTATTATAAATACGCTTATTTTAGATTGCCACATAACGGTTTTATCCAGGTAGGTATTTCGGCTGATAAAATACACGATTTTCTCGAAAACTTTGATGTACAAGATGTACTTGAAAATCTAAAAGAAAATACAAAGGCTGTTGAGATTTGTTTAATTGATAATAATTTTAAAATTATAAGCAGCACTAATCTGGAGATTATTGGACAAGAGATAGTTGATGATAAAGTTAGAGAGATGATTTTAAAAAACAATGAATACAGCCAGATAGATAGTACTGGTGATGAGAATGTATACGATATCTATGTACCAGTAGATTATAATAATGATAGGATAGGTACTCTTCACTTTACTAAATCCTTAAAAGAGATGGAGGACTTTGTAAAATCAATAAATGTGGTATGGAAGATAAGCATTTTTGTAATATTCATTTCTATGGCATATATAATTTTTTATATATATTACGAAAATAAGCAATTAATAAAGTTAGCTTACTATGATTCACTAACAGATCTACCTAATAAAAAATACCTAATAGATCATTTGACAGAGGATATTGGAAAAGATAAAGATTATAACAGAGCAATATTACTAATCAACTGTATTGATTTTAAGTCTGTCAATTTACTATCTGGTTACCAATATGGCGATAAGGTCCTAAAGAAAATGTCTATTGAAATAAAAAAGATTCTAGATTCAAATCATATGGCATTTAGATTTACAGCTGATAGGTTTGTAGTCTATGTAAACAATTATCAAGATAAGGATGAATTAATCTTACTATCAAAAAGGATTGAAAGTGCACTAAAGGGAATTTCCATAATTGAAAGTAAATATATAGATATACAAATTGGAATCGTTGAAATAAACAACAACTACGAAGATGTGGATCAAATATTAAAGGATGTTTCCATTGCTTTAAATCATATTAATGATAATGATAATAATTATATATTCTTTAATAGTGAAATGGAGAAGATAATTACACGGGAGAATTATATAGAAGGAGAACTCAGAAAATCTCTTGCTCAAGAAAATACTGAAAAGATATATTTGGAATATCAGCCTCAGGTAGAATTAAAAACTAATAGAGTCATTGGATTTGAAGCATTAGCACGTATGAAGACTGAGAAGCTTGGATTTATTTCTCCACTAGAGTTTATTGATGTAGCTGAAAGAAAACATTTGATTGCACCACTGGGTGACTTTATTCTTAAAAAAGCCTGTAGTTTTTTAAAAAGATTAAATATGGATGGGTATAAAGAAGTTAAGGTTGCAGTTAATGTTTCAGGTATTCAATTATTACGTGATGATTTTAATATCAGCGTAGAGAATACTATAAACAAAGCAGGAATAAATGGGTCAAACTTAGAACTAGAAATAACTGAATCAATATTAGTTAAAAACTTTGATTTGATAAATGAGAAACTTGAAAAATTAAGAGGAATGGGTATAACAATTGCACTAGATGACTTTGGCACAGGATATTCATCATTTGCCCGCCTTAGGGAGTTAAATATTGATTTAGTAAAAATTGATAAACTATTTATTGATGGGATAATTTGCAGAAAATATAATGAGCTAATCACTGGGGATATTATTTCCATGTCTCATAAAATCGGACTAGCTGTTGTGGCTGAGGGTGTGGAGGTTGAAGAACAGAAGCAATACCTAATTGACTATAACTGTGATTTCATGCAAGGATACTTATTTAGTAGACCCCTTGCAGAGGAGAATGCTTTGCAAATTTTACAAGATAATATGAACAAATTATCTAAAAAAGATGGTTAA
- a CDS encoding diguanylate cyclase, whose product MRYHEFIIISMLIYSTIISLMYRSLKFKTKKVPNLEELRDSKEKLELILNSTAEAIYEIDDKGNCTFCNRRCLEILGYYDHSDLLGKNMHTQIHHSYKDGSPMFIKDCKIIESLKTGIGAHSDDEVFWTSDGKFFDVEYRSYPKLKDREVIGAVVTFVDITEEKKTREEIIYLSCHDPLTGLYNRMFFETELKRLDTERNLPISVIVGDANNLKLTNDVFGHSVGDELLKKISEVFKGVCRSDDIIARIGGDEFVILLPNTEARAAEKIIKRIKDEISKEEIMAIKTSISMGTSTRENIGQDILNVLEDAENKMYYDKTINSKNNNIDQIRGIIDSLHENYPREKIHSKNVSRLSQAIGRAMNLSKEETRKLQDAGYLHDIGKLVLDDRIIGNGPVTEKEIREYKRHSVVGYRILNSFDKTLDLANVVLAHHEHWDGSGFPKGLKGNEIPLLARIIAVAEGYDSKTNEMNKIIMKKEDAIDYIKKESGIKFDPYIVDIFIKSIK is encoded by the coding sequence ATGAGATACCATGAATTTATTATCATTTCTATGTTAATTTATAGCACAATAATCTCTTTGATGTACAGAAGTTTAAAGTTTAAAACGAAAAAGGTTCCAAATTTAGAAGAGCTGAGGGATAGTAAGGAGAAATTAGAGCTTATACTAAACTCTACAGCTGAAGCAATATATGAGATTGATGATAAAGGGAATTGTACTTTTTGCAATAGGCGTTGTTTAGAAATCCTTGGATACTATGACCATAGTGATCTTCTAGGTAAGAACATGCATACTCAGATTCATCATAGTTATAAAGATGGTAGTCCTATGTTTATAAAGGATTGTAAAATCATTGAATCTTTGAAGACAGGTATAGGAGCACATTCGGATGATGAGGTTTTTTGGACATCAGATGGAAAATTTTTTGATGTAGAATATCGTTCTTACCCCAAATTAAAAGATAGAGAGGTTATTGGTGCTGTAGTAACCTTTGTTGATATAACAGAGGAGAAAAAGACGCGGGAGGAAATAATTTATTTAAGTTGTCACGATCCACTGACAGGCCTTTATAATAGGATGTTTTTTGAAACTGAACTGAAACGTTTAGATACTGAAAGGAATTTACCTATATCTGTTATTGTTGGGGATGCTAATAATCTAAAGCTTACTAATGATGTATTTGGGCATTCTGTTGGTGATGAACTATTAAAGAAGATATCAGAAGTATTTAAAGGGGTTTGTAGGTCTGATGATATTATAGCACGTATAGGTGGGGATGAATTTGTAATCCTTTTACCAAATACAGAGGCAAGGGCTGCAGAAAAGATTATTAAAAGGATAAAAGATGAAATTTCTAAGGAAGAAATTATGGCTATTAAAACAAGTATATCAATGGGGACTAGCACTAGGGAAAATATCGGCCAGGATATTTTAAATGTATTAGAGGATGCTGAAAATAAAATGTATTACGATAAAACAATTAATAGTAAAAATAACAATATAGATCAGATAAGAGGAATAATAGATTCATTACATGAAAATTATCCTAGAGAAAAAATACACTCTAAGAATGTTAGCAGGTTAAGTCAAGCTATAGGTAGAGCAATGAATCTATCTAAAGAAGAAACGAGGAAACTACAAGACGCAGGATACTTGCATGACATAGGTAAATTAGTTTTAGATGATAGGATAATTGGAAATGGGCCAGTTACTGAAAAAGAGATTCGAGAGTACAAGCGGCATTCTGTTGTAGGCTATAGAATTTTAAATTCATTTGATAAGACTTTAGATTTAGCCAATGTTGTTTTAGCACACCATGAACATTGGGATGGATCAGGATTTCCCAAAGGATTGAAGGGTAATGAAATTCCATTGTTAGCTAGAATCATTGCAGTAGCAGAGGGCTACGATTCAAAAACAAATGAAATGAATAAAATTATTATGAAGAAAGAGGATGCTATAGACTATATTAAAAAAGAGTCAGGTATAAAGTTTGACCCATATATTGTAGATATTTTTATAAAAAGTATAAAGTAA
- a CDS encoding DUF3368 domain-containing protein — MIVISDTTPLIYLMKIESLNILEKMYKEIIIPKAVDDELIINMDYQSEIDIIQNCRFLQTKIVKEDLSVALLQKQLKLDLGESEAIVLANNIDADLIIIDERKARRIAKDIGLNVTGNLGILVEAKQRGLVKELKPLLDKLIKNDIRIGKKLYQDILELVNE; from the coding sequence ATGATTGTCATTTCAGATACTACCCCATTAATTTATTTAATGAAAATTGAATCCTTAAATATATTAGAGAAAATGTACAAGGAAATTATTATCCCAAAGGCAGTTGATGATGAATTAATTATTAATATGGACTATCAAAGTGAGATAGATATTATTCAAAACTGCAGATTTCTTCAAACAAAAATAGTAAAAGAAGATTTATCGGTGGCTCTTTTGCAAAAACAATTGAAATTAGATCTAGGTGAAAGCGAAGCAATAGTTTTAGCAAATAATATTGATGCAGACTTGATTATTATAGATGAGAGAAAAGCAAGAAGAATAGCAAAAGATATAGGTCTAAATGTAACTGGTAATTTAGGAATATTAGTTGAAGCAAAGCAGCGTGGATTAGTCAAGGAATTAAAACCTTTATTAGATAAACTTATAAAAAATGATATTAGAATTGGTAAAAAGTTATACCAGGATATTCTAGAGCTAGTAAATGAATAG
- a CDS encoding MarR family winged helix-turn-helix transcriptional regulator, giving the protein MTEILREIGMIARALDSISNIEFKEYDLTKGQYLYLVRIYENPGIIQEKLSDMIKVDRTTVSRALKKLEVNGFIEKKADKTNKKINKLFPTEKGENTYHFIKREHDYSNTVALEGFSEEEMEIISNLLQRVRKNIEKDWDFVKKGNKRNY; this is encoded by the coding sequence ATGACAGAAATTCTTCGTGAGATAGGAATGATAGCAAGGGCATTAGATTCTATAAGTAATATAGAATTTAAAGAATATGACCTTACAAAAGGGCAGTATTTGTACCTTGTGAGAATATATGAAAATCCAGGAATAATTCAAGAAAAATTATCTGATATGATAAAAGTAGATAGAACAACAGTATCCCGTGCCTTAAAGAAATTGGAGGTTAATGGATTTATTGAAAAGAAGGCAGATAAGACTAATAAAAAAATCAATAAACTTTTTCCAACAGAGAAGGGTGAAAATACTTATCATTTTATTAAAAGAGAACATGACTATTCCAATACTGTAGCATTAGAAGGATTTTCAGAAGAGGAAATGGAAATAATCTCTAACCTTCTTCAAAGAGTAAGAAAAAACATAGAAAAAGATTGGGATTTTGTGAAAAAAGGAAACAAAAGAAATTATTGA
- a CDS encoding GNAT family N-acetyltransferase has product MTINIKKCNVEDLPKLLEISYETFNETFKKQNSPENIKAYLERAFNLKQLEKELSNISSQFFFVYLNNEVAGYLKININDAQSEEMSDESLEIERIYIKRKFQKHGLGMYLLNKAIEIAMEFNKKKIWLGVWEKNENAIAFYEKMGFVQTGSHSFYMGNEEQVDFIMTKILI; this is encoded by the coding sequence ATGACTATAAATATAAAAAAGTGTAATGTTGAAGATTTGCCTAAACTTCTAGAAATTAGTTATGAAACATTTAATGAGACATTTAAGAAGCAGAATTCTCCAGAAAATATAAAAGCTTATCTAGAAAGGGCATTTAACTTGAAACAATTAGAAAAAGAATTATCCAATATTTCTTCACAATTCTTTTTCGTATATTTAAATAATGAAGTCGCTGGATATTTAAAAATCAATATAAATGATGCTCAATCTGAAGAAATGTCTGATGAATCTCTTGAAATTGAAAGAATCTATATAAAAAGAAAATTTCAAAAACACGGTTTAGGCATGTATTTATTAAATAAAGCTATAGAAATTGCGATGGAATTTAACAAAAAGAAAATCTGGTTAGGTGTGTGGGAAAAAAATGAAAATGCTATTGCTTTTTATGAAAAAATGGGCTTTGTCCAAACTGGATCCCACTCTTTTTATATGGGCAATGAAGAACAGGTAGACTTTATAATGACTAAGATACTCATATAA
- a CDS encoding B3/B4 domain-containing protein, which translates to MTKFVVEEDFWGLFPNARIGVVVCHNINNFIIDEDKYKEMILISEKQALKYLNNEIFSSNEVIKVWREAFQKFKTKKGARSSIEALLKRVHKGNHLGTINPLVDIYNSISLKYGLPCGGEDIDTFVGNIRLTKAVGNESFVTLGAEENSPPYEGEVIYKDDEGAICRCWNWREAVRTMLTENTRNAFLCIELVDESRLAEFESALKELSEAVQDNLGGICEISILDINNKEVLIR; encoded by the coding sequence ATGACTAAATTTGTTGTTGAAGAGGACTTTTGGGGTTTATTTCCTAATGCAAGAATTGGTGTTGTTGTTTGCCATAACATAAATAACTTTATAATAGATGAGGATAAATATAAGGAAATGATACTTATCTCAGAAAAACAGGCCTTAAAATATTTAAATAATGAAATATTCAGCAGTAATGAGGTTATAAAGGTATGGAGAGAGGCCTTTCAAAAATTTAAGACAAAGAAAGGAGCACGATCATCAATTGAAGCACTGTTAAAGCGAGTGCATAAGGGGAACCATTTAGGGACTATTAATCCCCTAGTTGATATTTACAACTCTATTTCATTAAAATATGGATTGCCTTGTGGTGGGGAAGATATTGATACATTTGTTGGAAATATAAGATTAACTAAGGCAGTTGGAAATGAAAGTTTTGTTACATTAGGAGCAGAGGAAAATTCACCACCCTATGAAGGGGAAGTAATATATAAGGATGATGAAGGTGCAATTTGTAGATGCTGGAATTGGAGAGAAGCAGTGAGGACAATGCTTACTGAAAATACAAGAAATGCTTTTCTGTGCATTGAATTGGTTGATGAAAGTAGATTAGCAGAGTTTGAGAGTGCTTTAAAGGAATTGTCGGAGGCAGTACAAGATAATTTGGGTGGGATATGCGAAATTTCAATTTTAGATATTAACAATAAAGAAGTTTTAATAAGATAA